The genomic segment TATTCGGCTAAAACGCGTCCGAAATTACTCCAGATATCGATGATGATTTGCTCGCGTTCAGGGCCTGTTAGGGAGGGAATAGCCCGCATTAAATTACGCTCAACGCGATCATTCACAGGGCTTAAAGGACCAAAGATTGTGCCAATAGCGCCTCCGAGATTAGAGGCCGCTCTATAAGGTAAAATCCAAAAAAGTGTGAAGAAGAAATAGGCAACAAGGCATTCAGCCCCCCAGCGCAGATATTTTAAATAAAGAGCACACTTTTCAATGAATACCTTATCTGAGGGAAGTTTTGTCATTATTGGCCTTTGTTGTTATTGTTCATATTTGGCGATCTCTACCTTAGCTCTGAGATCAATGTCATTTAAAAGCTCAACCAAATTGGGCTCAAGTGTTTTTGCACGATGCTGGCCAACAAGTGTTTCAATTTTTTCGAGACGCGAGAGAGAAATTTCACCGATGAGTAATTCTTGCCTGACGCTTTCGAGCAAATCGAGGATTTGATTGCCGCGAGAGAGGTCTTGTTTTGGATCTTCGTAAGTAATGCCTTGCAATGCTTCTAAATTTTGTAAAGCAGAGAGGCTAGAGACTGAGGAAACAGAGGAGGGCGATTGTAAATCATCTGTGCTATCAATATCAATAAGCTCAAATCCACCAGATGTGGATTTTGACTTTTTGGCTTTTGACAGCGAAGACAGGCTATAATTTTTTGTTCTTGTTATTTTAGATTCAAAATCCATCCATCGTCCCTACATAGTCGAAGTTAGGCTTGTCTTAGAATACCCGGAAATATTTGCCTAAATCAAGAGGTAAAAATTACCCCATGGGTGAATCAAACTTGGTCATTTCCTGAGGTTAATATTTTAACAAATTGATTTTAGAGATTTTTTTGACTCAAAAATTCGTGGCACAAAAAACGCAATAGGTAGTGGAGACTCTATAGACCTAAAGCGAAAGAAAGACAAAAAATGACGCCTCACTTTTTAACAGGAAAATCATTTGGATTAAGGCTTGTATCCATAGCTGTTATGGTCCTGATTCTTCTTGTTCCAGCGCAAACAAATGCCACATCTCGTATTAAAGATATTGTGAATGTTGAAAGCATCAGGGACAATATGCTCATTGGTTATGGCTTGGTTGTTGGTTTAAAAGGAACAGGGGATACCTTGGGTAACTCTCCTTATACTGATGAAAGCCTTATTGCAATGCTTGAAAGACTGGGTGTAAATACGCGCGGTGGTGGCGGTATCAATACAAAGAATGTGTCTGCTGTGATTGTCACGGCAACATTGCCCCCATTTTCAAGTCAGGGGAATAAGATTGATGTCACTGTTTCAACCCTGGGTGATGCAACAAGTCTTTTGGGCGGAACGCTTTTGGCAACACCATTATTGGCTGCGAACGGGGATGTCTATGCTGTTGCGCAAGGATCTGTAGCCATTTCTGGATTTGAAGCAAAAGGCAGTGCTCAAACGGTAACGCGCGGTGTGCCTACAGCTGGACGTATTGCTTCAGGAGCGATTGTTGAGAAAGAAATTAATTTTGATTTTAATAGTCTTGAGCGCTTAAAACTCTCATTAAAGAACCCTGATTTTACGACAGCGAAAAGAATTGCGACATCAATTAATAACAGAATGATGGAAAAAATTGCTGATGTGCTAGATCCGGCGACCGTGACGTTACGTCTGCCTCGTAATCGTGATATGAACACGGTTCAGTTGCTGACAGATATTGAGCAGTTACATGTGATGCCAGATTATATCGCAAAGGTTGTTGTTGATGAGCGTTCAGGGATTATTGTGATGGGTGAGAATGTTCGGATTAGCACCGTTGCAATTGCTCAGGGTAATTTGACAATTCGCGTGACTGAAACACAGCAAGTTTCACAACCAAATGCCTTTTCAACAACGGGAACAACTGAGGTTGTTGATCGAACAAATGTAGAGGTTGATACCAATGCCGATAAAAAATTGGCTGTGATGAACGGCGGTATTACTTTACAGGAGTTGGTTCAAGGACTCAATGCACTTGGCGTTGGGCCCCGCGATATGATTACGATTCTTCAATCCATTAAGGCAGCTGGTGCCTTACAAGCTGACATAGAGGTGATTTAAATGAGCATACCTGCATCTTCCCTATCCATGTTACCTGCTTCTGATCTTTTGCATGATCCTAAGCAAAAACTGAAACAGCTTCAAGGAGCACAATTTTTTGTTCCTGAAGATACAGAAGGGACAAACCCGTCTCAGAAAAATGAAAGGGTTAAGCAGAAGTTGGTTGAGTTTTCTGGAGCGCTTTGGGGCATTTTGCTGAATGAAATGTTTGCAACCGTGAAGGTTGATCCTGTGATGGGCGGTGGCTATGCGGAAGAAACTTTCCGGAATTTTCAGATGGGTTTTATTGGTGAGGCGATTGCAAAATCAGGATCTGACTCTTTAACAAAGATGATTTCAACGAACTTTATGACCAATCAAGTCAATTCAAAACCACTTTTAGATATGAGGAGCTAAGGATGCTGATGACAAATTCTCACGAATCACTTTTGAAAATTAAAATTAATCAATCCATTCTTGCCATGGAAAGTCTGATGTCAACCCTTGATCAAGAAGTCGAGTTGATTGAAAAAAGGAATCATAAGGCTTTCTCTCAGATTTTTTCTAAAAAAGAAAATGACATCAGAAATTATGAGCAGGCAATGTATATTCTGCTTGCTGAAAAAGAAGGTTTAAAATCTTTGCCTGAAGAGGTCAAAGATGCATTACAACAGATGCAAAAAAAGCTGAATCAAAGTATCAGAAGAAATGCTCTGAAAGTCAGAGCTCA from the Alphaproteobacteria bacterium genome contains:
- a CDS encoding flagellar basal body P-ring protein FlgI, giving the protein MTPHFLTGKSFGLRLVSIAVMVLILLVPAQTNATSRIKDIVNVESIRDNMLIGYGLVVGLKGTGDTLGNSPYTDESLIAMLERLGVNTRGGGGINTKNVSAVIVTATLPPFSSQGNKIDVTVSTLGDATSLLGGTLLATPLLAANGDVYAVAQGSVAISGFEAKGSAQTVTRGVPTAGRIASGAIVEKEINFDFNSLERLKLSLKNPDFTTAKRIATSINNRMMEKIADVLDPATVTLRLPRNRDMNTVQLLTDIEQLHVMPDYIAKVVVDERSGIIVMGENVRISTVAIAQGNLTIRVTETQQVSQPNAFSTTGTTEVVDRTNVEVDTNADKKLAVMNGGITLQELVQGLNALGVGPRDMITILQSIKAAGALQADIEVI